GGAACAACTTCCTGTTCACCATCCTTCTAAAGGCCTCTTTTACTTctttgttcctcaggctgtataTCAAGGGGTTAAGAAGGGGAATCACAAGGATATAAAACACAGAAACAATCTTGTCTTGATCCATTGGGTAGCCATAATTAGGTCTCAAATATATGAAGATCACAGTTCCATAGAATATTGAAACAGCCATCAGGTGGGAggcacaggtggagaaggctttacTCCTGCCTTTGGCAGAGCGAATTCTCAGGATGGTAATGAAGATGTACATATAAGACAATAGGATGATGAGGATAGAAATCATAACCACCATAGTAGAGAAGATGAAATGTACAAGGTTGGCCATGTGAGTATCAGAGCAAGAGAGCTTGAGGATGGGTGGTAtgtcacaaaagaaatgattGATGATATtggagctgcagaaagacagaCTAAATATATATGGAGTCTGGAACATTGCTTTCAGAAAGCTACACATGTATGTGCTAACTACTAGTAATACACAGAGTCTCTTGGTCATGATGACATTATAAAGCAGTGGGTTGCAGATGGCTATGAAGCGATCATAGGCCATTGCAGCTAAGAGGCAACATTCATTGGTTAGAAAGGTGCAGACAAAGAAAAACTGTGTTGCACACTCAGTGAGGGAAATGTGTGTGGTTTCCATTATAAATGTCATCAGCAACCTAggagcaacaacagaggaattaCCGGCATCTACAAGAGACAAATTACTGAGGAAAAAGTACATAGGTGTATGCAGTCGATAGTCACTTCTAATAAGGAGGATTATCCCAAGATTTCCCACCAATGTAACAACATAGATCCCTAGAAACAGCATGAAAAGGTGGACCCAAAGTTCTGGATGGTCCATGAATCCCAGGAAAATAAAGTCTGTAGCCATGCTATAGTTTCCTTCCACCATTTATTCAAGATGTGGCTTTCCTCTTCCATGAAAAAGATATACGAATAGAGAGGAAATAAGGATATACCAGGATGGGATCCCTTGCAGTAACCCTGACTGCTCCTGTGAAATATTGAAGACACTTGAGACAGTGAGAATGAATCAAGGTAGAGTCTTAAAGCACCTATTTGTACTATATACTTACTGCAAATAGTGTTTTTGCACCTTTGTATATATAGCATACTGTGTGTTTATGGTCATTCATTCTTttagttaatatttttttctcctgaaataGAGATATCAAGGACAATGAACGCTTAGTTTGAAAAAAGAAGCAATTCACTTCCAATAAACAAATGTAGGGAGAAAAAATGGTATAGAAGTGATTCATTctagttttttgggggtttttttgttcctgctcCACTGACATCACCCGCCACGATTTCTGAAAATGCAGGACAACTGTTATACTACTGAGCATC
This genomic window from Alligator mississippiensis isolate rAllMis1 chromosome 2, rAllMis1, whole genome shotgun sequence contains:
- the LOC102572695 gene encoding olfactory receptor 5AR1-like, which gives rise to MVEGNYSMATDFIFLGFMDHPELWVHLFMLFLGIYVVTLVGNLGIILLIRSDYRLHTPMYFFLSNLSLVDAGNSSVVAPRLLMTFIMETTHISLTECATQFFFVCTFLTNECCLLAAMAYDRFIAICNPLLYNVIMTKRLCVLLVVSTYMCSFLKAMFQTPYIFSLSFCSSNIINHFFCDIPPILKLSCSDTHMANLVHFIFSTMVVMISILIILLSYMYIFITILRIRSAKGRSKAFSTCASHLMAVSIFYGTVIFIYLRPNYGYPMDQDKIVSVFYILVIPLLNPLIYSLRNKEVKEAFRRMVNRKLFP